The genome window GAGGACGTTGTTTTTCAGAATGATAACGGTGTAGGGGAGGTTCTCGTGTACGGCTGTCAAGAGTTCCATGGCCGTCATTTTGAATCCGCCGTCACCGACGATCACAACAACAGGTCTGTTTGGTTCGGACGATTTTGCACCGAGTGCGGCAGGGACTGCGTATCCCATCGTACCAAGACCGCCCGAGGTCAGCCAACGGTCGCCTTGTTGGAGGCGAAGATATTGTGCCGCCCACATCTGGTTTTGTCCGACGTCGGCGACCCATGTCGTAGCAGGGCGTTTGCCCTCAGAGATGGTTTCCATGATATAGCGGGGAGTAAGGCCATCTTCTGTCGGTTCGTCTTTTTGGTTGAGTACCCACCAGCCTGCTTCTTGTTCGGGGAGGCAGACGAGGCGTTCGTCGATGGCGCAGAGCGATTCAATGATATCTCCGCTGATGGGGATATGTGTATCGACATTTTTATTCATCTCGGACGGGTCGCCGTCGAGGTGGATGATCGTTTTTTTCATTGCGTACATCTCGGGATTGCTCGTCGTACGGTCGCTGAATCGTGTACCGATGGCAAGCAGAACATCAGCTTGTGCGGCCGTTTTGTTTGCACCTTGTGAGCCGTGCATGCCTGTCAGGCCGAGGTTGAGATGGTCATGCGGAAGCGCATCAAGCCCCATCAGTGTCGTCAGGATCGGGAGCTGATGTTTTGTCGCGAAATGACGTACGGCGCTCTGGGCTTTGGCGATCTTGACACCGCCGCCAACGAGGATAGCTGGCCGACGTGCTTCTAAAAGTGCGTTGACTGCCGCTTGGATCGCACTGGGATCGCTCGGCGGATAGTTGGGCGGGAGCGTATATGGCTCGGCAGTATCATCGTATTCGGTCGTGCCTGTCAAGATATCGCGTGGTACGTCAATGAGGACTGGGCCGGGGCGACTGCTGCGTGCGATGGCAAAGGCGCGATGCACTGTTTTGGCGAGCTCGGTGATATCGTGCACGAGAAAATTATGTTTGGTAATAGGCATGCTCAGTCCCGTAATGTCGATCTCTTGGAATGAATCGCGACCGAGAAGCGGTGTTGCGACTTGGCCTGTGATGGCGACGATGGGGATCGAATCAAGGTATGCTGTAGCCAGTCCTGTAATGAGATTTGTCGCGCCCGGACCGCTCGTTGAAATGCAGACTCCGACTTTGCCCGAAGAACGCGCATAGCCGTCTGCCGCATGAGCGGCGTTTTGTTCATGAACGGTCAAGATATGATGGATAGGCGCATGATAAAGAGCGTCGTAGAGCGGCATGATCGCACCGCCCGGATATCCGAATACTGTCGAAACTTGTTCTTTGAGAAGGCAGGCAAGAATGATCTGGCTTCCTGTAAGCTGGCTCATAATGATAGCCCTCCTTTATTTAAGCGACAGGCTCGATCTGTGCATCGACGACATCGAGCATCTTGGACGACAACAAGCGGAGAAGGTGTTCGCCTTCGCGCGTATCGCAGTCGATATGAGCATTGATCTTCAGACAAGCGTTATCGGGTACGACCGACAACTGATTGACCGTATAGCCACGACGATATAACAGACCCGTAAAACGGTGAAGTGTATCAGAATGATTTTCCAAAACGAGAGAAAGCTCCATGATGTAATCGCTCCTTTTATAAAAAAATAAACCCCCATGGTCATCTGCTGATAACCACAGGGGCGAAAGTTCTATGATTCGCGGTACCACCCTGCATTGTACTCGATCATCGGCCATCACCGACTGTCTCTGTAACGTGAGTCTAACGTCTGAACCTACTTGAATGATCGTTCGGCAAGCAGCTCATGGGTGATTTAGAATTCTTGCGCCTCATCGGTTCACACCACCCACCGACTCTCTGGATCAGCTGTTGCAATCGTTCCGCTCCCAATCATAACCTTTGGAGTACAATATAAAGTTGTAATATCTTGATTCCAGTATACCAAAAAAAGAAGGTTTGTCAAGGATTATTGCTCGAAAAAATAAGAATTTTTTGAAAATACGCAGAATCATAAAAGTATGATACAATAGGAAAGAAGGAGTGTGAATGAATGGAACACACACAGTATTTTGATGTGCGGTTGGCGCAGAACTTGGTCGATCATATTGCGGCTGAACTGGGTCAGAATGTCAATATCACAAATCATAAGGGACTTATTATCGCATCGTTCAGCAAGAACCGTATCGGTATGATACACGAAGTCGCCGAGCAGAAGCTCAAGGCAGGCGAGTATCAAGAGTTTGCCGTAACGGAAGAAGAAGCGCGTCAGTATCGCGGTGTGCGAAGCGGTGTAAACGTACCTGTTTTATATGACGGTATTTGTTATGGGTTTATCGGCGTTACGGGCGACCCTGTCATCGCGGCGCCGTATGCGCGTCTTGCGGCAAAATTTGTCAAGGCGATCCTTTGCTCGATCGCGCACAAAGAACGCTTGTCCGAGGCGATGCGCGACAACCAGCGTATGCGTGCATTGCTTCTCAATCAGATGATCAGAATACAAGAAGAAGAGCGCAAACGTATCTCGCGTGAACTTCATGACGAAACGAGTCAATCGCTGACGGCAGTACTCCTCGGATTGCGAGCACTTGCGACCTCTCTCGATGATGAGGTGCAGAAGGCAAGAGTGCTTGAGATGCGTGATGTCGTATCGGAAGCTTTAAGCAGTGTCCATTATATGGCAGTCAGACTTCGTCCGATA of Selenomonadales bacterium contains these proteins:
- the ilvB gene encoding biosynthetic-type acetolactate synthase large subunit, coding for MSQLTGSQIILACLLKEQVSTVFGYPGGAIMPLYDALYHAPIHHILTVHEQNAAHAADGYARSSGKVGVCISTSGPGATNLITGLATAYLDSIPIVAITGQVATPLLGRDSFQEIDITGLSMPITKHNFLVHDITELAKTVHRAFAIARSSRPGPVLIDVPRDILTGTTEYDDTAEPYTLPPNYPPSDPSAIQAAVNALLEARRPAILVGGGVKIAKAQSAVRHFATKHQLPILTTLMGLDALPHDHLNLGLTGMHGSQGANKTAAQADVLLAIGTRFSDRTTSNPEMYAMKKTIIHLDGDPSEMNKNVDTHIPISGDIIESLCAIDERLVCLPEQEAGWWVLNQKDEPTEDGLTPRYIMETISEGKRPATTWVADVGQNQMWAAQYLRLQQGDRWLTSGGLGTMGYAVPAALGAKSSEPNRPVVVIVGDGGFKMTAMELLTAVHENLPYTVIILKNNVL
- a CDS encoding ATP-binding protein; this encodes MEHTQYFDVRLAQNLVDHIAAELGQNVNITNHKGLIIASFSKNRIGMIHEVAEQKLKAGEYQEFAVTEEEARQYRGVRSGVNVPVLYDGICYGFIGVTGDPVIAAPYARLAAKFVKAILCSIAHKERLSEAMRDNQRMRALLLNQMIRIQEEERKRISRELHDETSQSLTAVLLGLRALATSLDDEVQKARVLEMRDVVSEALSSVHYMAVRLRPILLDELGVRAAIAKYIETYQKRYNIKVSFTSTNIKEGERFFPEIEISVYRIVQEALSNIVKHADAEDIRVELTYEDEVLRLVIQDNGKGFDPDILEEYQVANNSLGIAGMQERTELLGGTFEITSAWKEGTRIVVEIPVKN